A single window of Methanoregula sp. DNA harbors:
- a CDS encoding indolepyruvate oxidoreductase subunit beta, protein MKSSFDILMVGIGGQGTILASNIIGQACLLENRRVKGAETHGMAQRGGSVESHIRIDGKFGPLIAPGQADILLSFDLLEALRYSHYLKAGGTMVLNRHLVLPTSVYMQKIEAPTEEGIIAALGRFRLCILDADRIAQEAGSPLSQNVVMLGAASRMIPLKPESLLSAVKNLVPKKTIEINARAFEMGRESGSSC, encoded by the coding sequence ATGAAGAGCAGTTTTGATATCCTGATGGTCGGGATCGGTGGTCAGGGGACGATCCTTGCGTCCAATATCATCGGGCAGGCGTGCCTGCTGGAAAACAGGAGGGTGAAGGGTGCCGAGACCCATGGGATGGCGCAGCGCGGCGGGTCCGTGGAGAGCCATATCAGGATCGACGGGAAGTTCGGGCCGCTTATTGCCCCCGGGCAGGCAGACATCCTGCTCTCCTTTGACCTTCTGGAAGCGCTGCGGTATTCCCATTACCTGAAAGCAGGAGGGACGATGGTGCTCAACCGCCACCTTGTGCTGCCGACATCTGTCTACATGCAGAAGATCGAGGCACCCACAGAAGAGGGTATCATCGCCGCACTCGGCCGGTTCAGGCTTTGCATCCTAGATGCCGACCGGATCGCACAGGAAGCAGGGAGCCCCCTGTCCCAGAATGTCGTGATGCTTGGAGCCGCATCCCGTATGATCCCGCTAAAACCGGAATCGCTGCTCTCTGCCGTGAAAAATCTCGTCCCAAAAAAGACCATTGAGATCAATGCCCGTGCATTTGAGATGGGCAGGGAATCCGGCAGCAGTTGCTGA